A section of the Candidatus Methylomirabilis sp. genome encodes:
- a CDS encoding type II secretion system F family protein codes for MAMFAYVGRTRGGQTISGEMDAPNRDAVVVQLRKQQILATSVKQKAKDIQFSLPGFGGGVNDKDIAVF; via the coding sequence ATGGCGATGTTCGCCTACGTGGGACGGACCCGGGGTGGCCAGACCATCTCGGGGGAGATGGACGCCCCCAACCGGGACGCGGTCGTCGTCCAGCTCCGGAAGCAGCAGATCCTGGCGACCTCGGTCAAGCAGAAGGCCAAAGACATCCAATTCAGCCTTCCCGGATTCGGGGGGGGCGTCAATGACAAGGACATCGCCGTCTTC